Below is a window of Verrucomicrobiota bacterium DNA.
GGAAAAGGTACTAGTTACCGGCGGAGCTGGTTTCATTGGCTCGCATGTTTCACGGTATTTGTTGAATACAGGATTTTCGGTTGTTATCCTGGATGATTTAAGCGGAGGATTCGTAGAAAACGTACCAAAAGGAGCAACCTTCGTGAAAGGTAGTATCTTGGATGTTCAGCTTCTTGAAGAGCTGTTCCAGGAAAACCAATTTGATTACGTCGTCCACTTGGCGGCTTATGCAGCGGAGGGGCTGAGCCACTTTATAAAGCGCTTCAACTACAACAATAATCTTATTGGTTCGGTCAACCTGATCAATGAATCGATTAAGCACGATATAAAGTGTTTCGCTTTTAGTTCATCCATCGCGGTGTACGGCACGAATCGACTGCCTATGACAGAAGATCTTACGCCTCAACCCGAAGATCCGTACGGGATTGCCAAGTACGCTGTAGAGCTGGAATTGAAGGTTAGCCAGGAAATGTTCGGATTGAATTATATCATTTTTAGACCTCACAACGTCTACGGTGAATTCCAGCATATTGGCGATAAATACCGCAACGTCATAGGTATTTTCATGAACCAGATCATGAAGAATGAGCCTATTACAATCTTTGGAGATGGCCTACAAACGAGAGCTTTCAGTTATGTCGGAAATATCGCCCCATTCATTGCAGAATCTGTCCAAAAGAAAGACGTGTATAATGAGATTTTTAATATCGGATCCGAAGACTTTATCTCCTTAAATGAGCTAGCGACCATGGTAATGAATGCCATGGGAAAGAAAGTTGAAATAAAAAGAGCGGAGCCGCGGAACGAAGTTAAACACGCCTATTGCAGTCACGAAAAAATCAAATCCTTTTTCGGCGATCGTCAGGAAATAAGCATGGAATGCGGGATCAAAAAAATGGCCGAATGGGCAAAAAATTTCGGCACTAGAGAAAATTCTACCTTTGAGGCCATTGAGTTGCACAAGAATATGCCATCAGGGTGGCAGGATTAGAATCCCCATCTGGTGAGGCCCTTCCAATACTCCAAATGGGCACAGGATTTCCGTAACCGTTCAAACCCATACATTCAGTTTCACCGTTTTTTGGGGGCTAAAAGGCAATTCGGTTTTACTCGAATAACCAGCACACCGCCCAACCTGGATCTGCTATAAAAGACTATGGCAATTTCTGTAAATTACCCAAGCCCGATAACTCCACGGATTAAAACGCGAGGCTTCGAGGCTTAAACAGAATATTGCGGACGTGGTTTCTTCGGCCAGTCGAGGTGGTAGAATTTGCCACGTGGTTCATCGGTCCGCTCGTAGGTATGAGCGCCGAAGAAATCACGCTGAGCCTGAAGCAAATTTGCCGGTAGACGTGCCTGACGATAACCATCGTAGTATGAAAGGGCAGAAGCGAAAGTCGGTATTGGAATACCATTCAAGCTCGCTGCAGCTACAACCTTACGCCAGTTGGACTGGGAGGTATTTATCTCGCCAAGGAAATAGGGATCGAGAAGAAGGTTCGCCAGCTCAGCATCGTGGGCATAAGCCTCTGTAATCTTCTGCAGGAAGCGGGCACGAATAATACAACCACCACGCCAGATTTGAGCGATTTCTCCAAAGTTTAGTGACCAGTTGTATTCCTTTTGTGCTTCACGCATCAATTGAAAGCCCTGGGCGTATGAACAGATTTTCGAGCAGTACAGTGCGTCGTGGATCGCTTTAATAAACTCAGCTTTATCACCCTCAAACGATGGCTCTGGGCCAGTGAGGATTGCAGATGCAGCTACGCGCTCTTCTTTAACCGCGCTCAAACAACGGGCAAATACGGCTTCGGCTACCGTTGGAGCTGGAACGCCCATGTCGAGTGCGTTCACTGACGTCCATTTGCCAGTCCCTTTTTGTCCGGCAGTATCGAGAACGATGTCCACAAACGCTTGACCTGTTACCGGGTCATTCTCTTGCAGGATGTCAGCGGTGATTTCGATAAGGAAAGAATCGAGCAACCCTTCATTCCATTCAGCAAAGACTTTTCCAATCTCGGATGCTTCCATGCCGAGTAAGTTTTTCATGAGGAAGTAAGCCTCACAAATCATCTGCATGTCTCCATACTCAATGCCATTGTGGACCATTTTCACATAGTGGCCGGCACCATTGGGACCAATGTATGCTGAACATGGAAATCCCCCTTCAATTGGTTTACCTGGTGTGGCACCTTCCAGTGGTTTGCCGGTTTCAGGATCCACCTTAGCGGCGATCGCCTGCCAGATTGGTTTCAGGTGTTTCCAGGATTCAGGATCTCCTCCAGGCATCATCGAAGGACCAAAACGAGCACCCTCTTCTCCACCGGAAACTCCAGATCCGACGAAGCGAAGACCTTTTTCACTGAGCTCTTTTTCGCGACGTATGGTATCCGTCCACTTGGCATTACCACCGTCGATGATAATGTCTCCTTCGTCTAGCAGCGGAATCAATCCGTCAATGACCGCATCGGTTGGACCACCGGCCTGAACCATAATAACAATTTTCCGAGGACCCTTGAGGGACTTCACAAATCCTTCCAAGGTTTCTTCGCCAACCAATCCACCTGGGGTGTCCGGATTCGCAGCAACAAATTCGTCCATTTTGGAAGTCGTGCGGTTGTATACCGTGATTTTAAAGCCATGGTCGGCGATGTTAAGTGCCAGGTTCTGGCCCATTACAGCCAGCCCGATGAGACCTATATCAGATAATTCTTCAGACATATTCTAACTCCTGTTTAAAATTGAGGCAGGACCCAAACAAAGCGAAATTCACAAAGCAAGAACGAAGCCCGCTTGTTGCCGTAAAAACAGATAACACCAACGATTCCGCCTCAAATATGCCAATCAGGTCTGACCAGATGCATCCTCGTCATGGCAAGCAACCCAATAGCTTCTGCCCGAATCAAGATTTTCACGCTTCCAAATGGGGACCCTCCTTTTAGCTTCATCAATGATGTAACGAGCAGCATCGAAAGCATCTCCACGATGAGCTGAAATAACCCCGACCCAAACAGCAATTTCTCCGATGCTCAAAGAACCAACACGGTGAACACACTGACACTCAAGAAGGTCAAACTTCGCTTGTGCTTCCTTGAGGATTTTTTCTCCTTCGGCCTCTGCGAGAGGCACATAGGCCTGATAATCCAACCCCTTTACCGAAAGCCCTTCGTTGTGATTTCTGACTCGACCCTCAAAAGTGACCAACGCGCCACCGGCCGGATTTTCCAAGCGTTGCCCAAGTTGGACTACATCAAGGGATTTATCAGTTAAAGAAAACATGGGAAGACCGATTTCTCTTCCGAGAAGATAGAGTGAGCAAGCCTATTTGGAAAGTATTGGAAAAAGGAGAGAATTATGTCTGCATCGCTTTTTTGGTATCCTAGCTCTGTATGTTTCAAAATTCTCCCTGGCAGTTCCTAACGACGCGACGCAGCTTCTATTTAATAGCGACGCTTGGGTTTATCTTTAAATACTGGCTCGTGCTTGGTGAAGAAATTGAACCGTTTTACCGGCCGGCTGATGATCTGAATTATGTAACACTCGCCAAATCCTGGTACTGGTGGACCGAATACAACGGCTGGTCATTCCTAAGACCGCCAATCTGGCCACTCGTTATGGCAGTCGTCGACTTCATTGGAATTCCATTGCGGATTTTTCAGGAGTTACTGCTTTGTTGGGCCACTTATTTTCTAATCAACCGATTTCAAAAAAACGGCCTTAATGCTACCATAGCAGGCATCTGTTTCATCGTGATCATTCATCATCCAGGATGGTTATTGTTGGCCAATCGAACACTGCGGGAATGTTTTTACGTGTCGCTGCTTTTGATATTGGTTGCTCAGTTAGTGCCATTGGCCAATCGCAAACTTATGACGATCCGCTGGGATCATTTACTACCCGCCGGCATTACATCCGCGTTGTTGTGGTACACAAGGGAAGAGGCCATGACCATCGCGATGATCCTGTTGAGCTTCGTTTTCATTTTCTGGATACTTAAACAAGAGCTGCCGAAGCGATCAAAAGTGGTAAAACAACTGGCATGGGTTTTTCTTGGACTGTTTGGACCCGTTCTGGTTCTCAATATATCGATCCGGTCGGCCAACTATGCGGTCCATGGTCTTTTCATCCCGCACGAGTTTGCCGGGAACTCTTTTAAAACGGCTTACAAGCGGTTGATGGAAATCAAGCCCGACAACTCCAAACCATGGGCAACCGTCGAAAAAGAATCATTGGAAAAAGCGTACGAAGTAAGCCCGACGCTAGCATCCATAAGAGAGGCGCTTTCAAATAGGGTGGGGCCGCGCTGGGCTGAGGCGACTTTGGGTCAAACCAAAAATCCTGAGGAAATCGCCGGCAGTGCCTTCTACTTTGCATTGAGAGAATCGGCCATTGAAGAAGGCATGCACAAGGACGCCCTAACGGCTCATGCCTTTTACAACAATATCGACAAGGAACTGAAGAAAGCGTTCAAAGAAGGAAAGCTCAAGAAGCGCTTCGTGCTTTCCAGTTACCTTGATCCCGAGATAACTGATTGGTTAACGCGGTTTCCAGCCGGTCTATCAAAAATAATCGGATTTGCCTATCAGCCGCTTAAGGATAATGATATCCGAATCTATTATCCGCGCCATAATGTCTTTAGCACGCTCGATCTCTACGATGAAGTTACCAACCGGCGACATTATTTAGCCTATCGTAAAGTCCCGAGAGTGCGGGGTTGGGTCTTTATCGAAGGTAAAGAAATCAGCAGTATAGAAGTCTTGGATCATAATCTAATCGTTTTGGATTCGACGACAGATATCTATCCCCGACCCGACGTGGCGGCTGCTTACAAAGACAGTAATCCTCCACTCAATTCCGGATTCGAAATCTCATTACCAAAAGCCGACTATCCTGATTGGGATGTGAAAATAGTTTTCGAAACAAAGGATGGCAGCTTAGTTCCATTGCAAGCAAAACGGCTGTTAACGCTGGGACAACAACAGGAAAGGGATAGCGAAGGAACATTGCTGCGAATAACGGTCGATGAAATGAATTGGGGAGGAAACCTTTATGCTGCTCAGAATGCAATCCAAGCCTGGTTGTGGCTAAGCCATGGAAAATTTCACCTGGGCTTAGGCTGCATTGCCCTATTGATATTGCTGGTGCGCTATGTTGCTTACAAACCAAATGCTCAGATTCGCCACTACCTTCGCTGGATATTGTTCCTTGGCTTCTTAATCGTTTTCAGAGGTTTAATTATTACCTTGATGGACATATCTTCATTCCACATCGGCCTACGGTATATTTTTCCCGGTTTGGTCTTCTTACCGCTACTATTTGGTTTAATGATACAAGAAGGTATAAACGGTTGTAAGAGTAAACTATTACGCTGGTAACTTTGTTTATGGATGCTTCTCAGAAATGCCGTATCTGTAACGCCGATACTTTCTTAAAATGGTCCTCAAATCTGAAGGAGGAGTTAAACAGCGAACACTTCGCCATCACTGACGCAAACTACGGACTGACCGGTGCCATTGATCAATGCCCGGAATGCGGCTTCCTCCAATGTAGCGATTTGGGCGAGGTGTTGGATTTTTATGTGAGCCTTGAAGACCCACGATACGAACAAGGACGGAAGGAACGGGCGCTACAAGCCGCAGCACTTTTGGGACACTTGGAAACATTTGCACCAGGCGAAAGCTTATTGGATGTTGGGGCTGGCACCGGTATTTTGGTCGAGGAAGCTTTGAAGGCTGGCTTTAAAGCAGAAGGAATAGAACCATCGATATGGCTGCATGGGGAGGCCGCTAAAAAAAACCTTCCTATCAAAAGAGGACTACTAAGCGATCTGGAGAAAGATTGTACTTTTAACTATATTACGCTTATTGACGTGATAGAACATGTCGAAGATCCGGTAACGTTGTTGAGGGAAGTTTCCAGCCATTTAACCGAAGAAGGATATGCGATGGTAGCCACACCCGATTGCGGTGCTTTTTTCGCCCGGTTACTCGGGCGAAAGTGGTGGCACTACAGGATCGCACACATTAGCTACTTCAATCGCAAAACCCTCGATCTGATTAGTAAAAAGACGGGGTTTGAGATTATGGCTGTTAAGCGACCCGGCTGGTATTTTACCTTAGACTATTTGTGGATAAGGCTATTGGCCTACTTGCCGAAATGGATGCGCTTGAAGCCCATGGCCTGGATGAAAACGGTAACCATTCCATTCAACTTGGGAGATTCATTACTTGTAGTAATGAAAAAACAAAAGAATTCCCAAACGTATACCACAGACTAAATTTGTACCTGAGGAATTGGGAAAGACATCGTTTGACCACTCTCCTATATTGACATACCTCCATTTCGTATACTGATAGATCCCCAACTTGAAAATCATGACACCCAAAGGTTTCACCAGTTTAGGTAAATTCATCGGCATTAAAGAAAAGAACAACGACTTCGCGTTGATAGTTTCAGAGGTTGAGGCCAACGCTGCGGCCGTTTTTACCCGAAGCACTTTTTGTGGAGCGCCGGTAACCTTGGGCA
It encodes the following:
- a CDS encoding NAD-dependent epimerase/dehydratase family protein, with the protein product MPIKTEKVLVTGGAGFIGSHVSRYLLNTGFSVVILDDLSGGFVENVPKGATFVKGSILDVQLLEELFQENQFDYVVHLAAYAAEGLSHFIKRFNYNNNLIGSVNLINESIKHDIKCFAFSSSIAVYGTNRLPMTEDLTPQPEDPYGIAKYAVELELKVSQEMFGLNYIIFRPHNVYGEFQHIGDKYRNVIGIFMNQIMKNEPITIFGDGLQTRAFSYVGNIAPFIAESVQKKDVYNEIFNIGSEDFISLNELATMVMNAMGKKVEIKRAEPRNEVKHAYCSHEKIKSFFGDRQEISMECGIKKMAEWAKNFGTRENSTFEAIELHKNMPSGWQD
- the gndA gene encoding NADP-dependent phosphogluconate dehydrogenase, whose protein sequence is MSEELSDIGLIGLAVMGQNLALNIADHGFKITVYNRTTSKMDEFVAANPDTPGGLVGEETLEGFVKSLKGPRKIVIMVQAGGPTDAVIDGLIPLLDEGDIIIDGGNAKWTDTIRREKELSEKGLRFVGSGVSGGEEGARFGPSMMPGGDPESWKHLKPIWQAIAAKVDPETGKPLEGATPGKPIEGGFPCSAYIGPNGAGHYVKMVHNGIEYGDMQMICEAYFLMKNLLGMEASEIGKVFAEWNEGLLDSFLIEITADILQENDPVTGQAFVDIVLDTAGQKGTGKWTSVNALDMGVPAPTVAEAVFARCLSAVKEERVAASAILTGPEPSFEGDKAEFIKAIHDALYCSKICSYAQGFQLMREAQKEYNWSLNFGEIAQIWRGGCIIRARFLQKITEAYAHDAELANLLLDPYFLGEINTSQSNWRKVVAAASLNGIPIPTFASALSYYDGYRQARLPANLLQAQRDFFGAHTYERTDEPRGKFYHLDWPKKPRPQYSV
- a CDS encoding molybdenum cofactor biosynthesis protein MoaE; protein product: MFSLTDKSLDVVQLGQRLENPAGGALVTFEGRVRNHNEGLSVKGLDYQAYVPLAEAEGEKILKEAQAKFDLLECQCVHRVGSLSIGEIAVWVGVISAHRGDAFDAARYIIDEAKRRVPIWKRENLDSGRSYWVACHDEDASGQT
- a CDS encoding class I SAM-dependent methyltransferase, with product MDASQKCRICNADTFLKWSSNLKEELNSEHFAITDANYGLTGAIDQCPECGFLQCSDLGEVLDFYVSLEDPRYEQGRKERALQAAALLGHLETFAPGESLLDVGAGTGILVEEALKAGFKAEGIEPSIWLHGEAAKKNLPIKRGLLSDLEKDCTFNYITLIDVIEHVEDPVTLLREVSSHLTEEGYAMVATPDCGAFFARLLGRKWWHYRIAHISYFNRKTLDLISKKTGFEIMAVKRPGWYFTLDYLWIRLLAYLPKWMRLKPMAWMKTVTIPFNLGDSLLVVMKKQKNSQTYTTD